In Cydia pomonella isolate Wapato2018A chromosome 27, ilCydPomo1, whole genome shotgun sequence, a single genomic region encodes these proteins:
- the LOC133532660 gene encoding uncharacterized PE-PGRS family protein PE_PGRS20-like isoform X4: MQLSCFFLFVLASCAAGAPCDGSGCDGGGGGGGGGLIGVLNKPNIGVAAPINVLGAQKAAGSVGDGQKSVVKQGGTGGTGGGGGDDCSDGDVGTDRGTTVVERDRDVGTDRGTRVVERNSDAGNDRGSRVIVKDSDRGSDRGGRGGQREIVDGRYENVRTDSGRSENVRTDSGSHENVQTDSGRYREVRTVPVEKCD; the protein is encoded by the exons ATGCAACTTTCTTGCTTCTTTCTCTTCGTCTTg GCGTCCTGCGCGGCGGGCGCGCCGTGCGACGGATCAGGCTGCGAcggcgggggcggcggcggcggcggcggac TAATTGGAGTTCTAAATAAGCCTAATATAGGCGTTGCCGCTCCAATAAACG TCCTTGGAGCTCAAAAAGCTGCTGGAT CGGTTGGCGATGGCCAAAAGAGCGTAGTGAAACAAGGAGGCACCGGAGGCAccggaggcggcggcggcgatgactgctccGATG GTGACGTAGGAACTGACAGAGGAACCACGGTGGTCGAAAGAGACC GTGATGTTGGAACCGATAGAGGAACCAGGGTGGTCGAAAGGAACa GTGATGCAGGAAATGACAGAGGAAGCAGGGTGATCGTAAAAGACA GTGATAGAGGAAGTGACAGAGGAGGAAGAGGGGGCCAAAGAGAAA TTGTTGATGGCCGCTACGAGAATGTACGCACTG ATTCTGGACGCTCGGAGAATGTACGCACTG ATTCTGGAAGCCACGAGAATGTACAAACTG ACTCTGGACGCTACAGGGAAGTAAGAACTG tTCCGGTTGAAAAATGCGACTAG
- the LOC133532660 gene encoding PE-PGRS family protein PE_PGRS30-like isoform X1: MQLSCFFLFVLASCAAGAPCDGSGCDGGGGGGGGGLIGVLNKPNIGVAAPINVLGAQKAAGSVGDGQKSVVKQGGTGGTGGGGGDDCSDGDVGTDRGTTVVEKDRDVGTDRGTKVVERDRDVGTDRGTTVVERDRDVGTDRGTRVVERNSDAGNDRGSRVIVKDSDRGSDRGGRGGQREIVDGRYENVRTDSGRSENVRTDSGSHENVQTDSGRYREVRTVPVEKCD; the protein is encoded by the exons ATGCAACTTTCTTGCTTCTTTCTCTTCGTCttg GCGTCCTGCGCGGCGGGCGCGCCGTGCGACGGATCAGGCTGCGAcggcgggggcggcggcggcggcggcggac TAATTGGAGTTCTAAATAAGCCTAATATAGGCGTTGCCGCTCCAATAAACG TCCTTGGAGCTCAAAAAGCTGCTGGAT CGGTTGGCGATGGCCAAAAGAGCGTAGTGAAACAAGGAGGCACCGGAGGCAccggaggcggcggcggcgatgactgctccGATG GTGATGTAGGAACTGACAGAGGAACCACGGTGGTCGAAAAAGACC GTGATGTGGGAACTGACAGAGGAACCAAGGTGGTCGAAAGAGACC GTGACGTAGGAACTGACAGAGGAACCACGGTGGTCGAAAGAGACC GTGATGTTGGAACCGATAGAGGAACCAGGGTGGTCGAAAGGAACa GTGATGCAGGAAATGACAGAGGAAGCAGGGTGATCGTAAAAGACA GTGATAGAGGAAGTGACAGAGGAGGAAGAGGGGGCCAAAGAGAAA TTGTTGATGGCCGCTACGAGAATGTACGCACTG ATTCTGGACGCTCGGAGAATGTACGCACTG ATTCTGGAAGCCACGAGAATGTACAAACTG ACTCTGGACGCTACAGGGAAGTAAGAACTG tTCCGGTTGAAAAATGCGACTAG
- the LOC133532660 gene encoding PE-PGRS family protein PE_PGRS30-like isoform X2, with product MQLSCFFLFVLASCAAGAPCDGSGCDGGGGGGGGGLIGVLNKPNIGVAAPINVLGAQKAAGSVGDGQKSVVKQGGTGGTGGGGGDDCSDGDVGTDRGTTVVEKDRDVGTDRGTKVVERDRDVGTDRGTTVVERDRDVGTDRGTRVVERNSDAGNDRGSRVIVKDSDRGSDRGGRGGQREIVDGRYENVRTDSGRSENVRTDSGSHENVQTDSGRYREVRTVPVEKCD from the exons ATGCAACTTTCTTGCTTCTTTCTCTTCGTCTTg GCGTCCTGCGCGGCGGGCGCGCCGTGCGACGGATCAGGCTGCGAcggcgggggcggcggcggcggcggcggac TAATTGGAGTTCTAAATAAGCCTAATATAGGCGTTGCCGCTCCAATAAACG TCCTTGGAGCTCAAAAAGCTGCTGGAT CGGTTGGCGATGGCCAAAAGAGCGTAGTGAAACAAGGAGGCACCGGAGGCAccggaggcggcggcggcgatgactgctccGATG GTGATGTAGGAACTGACAGAGGAACCACGGTGGTCGAAAAAGACC GTGATGTGGGAACTGACAGAGGAACCAAGGTGGTCGAAAGAGACC GTGACGTAGGAACTGACAGAGGAACCACGGTGGTCGAAAGAGACC GTGATGTTGGAACCGATAGAGGAACCAGGGTGGTCGAAAGGAACa GTGATGCAGGAAATGACAGAGGAAGCAGGGTGATCGTAAAAGACA GTGATAGAGGAAGTGACAGAGGAGGAAGAGGGGGCCAAAGAGAAA TTGTTGATGGCCGCTACGAGAATGTACGCACTG ATTCTGGACGCTCGGAGAATGTACGCACTG ATTCTGGAAGCCACGAGAATGTACAAACTG ACTCTGGACGCTACAGGGAAGTAAGAACTG tTCCGGTTGAAAAATGCGACTAG
- the LOC133532660 gene encoding uncharacterized protein LOC133532660 isoform X3, whose translation MQLSCFFLFVLASCAAGAPCDGSGCDGGGGGGGGGLIGVLNKPNIGVAAPINVLGAQKAAGSVGDGQKSVVKQGGTGGTGGGGGDDCSDGDVGTDRGTTVVEKDRDVGTDRGTTVVERDRDVGTDRGTRVVERNSDAGNDRGSRVIVKDSDRGSDRGGRGGQREIVDGRYENVRTDSGRSENVRTDSGSHENVQTDSGRYREVRTVPVEKCD comes from the exons ATGCAACTTTCTTGCTTCTTTCTCTTCGTCTTg GCGTCCTGCGCGGCGGGCGCGCCGTGCGACGGATCAGGCTGCGAcggcgggggcggcggcggcggcggcggac TAATTGGAGTTCTAAATAAGCCTAATATAGGCGTTGCCGCTCCAATAAACG TCCTTGGAGCTCAAAAAGCTGCTGGAT CGGTTGGCGATGGCCAAAAGAGCGTAGTGAAACAAGGAGGCACCGGAGGCAccggaggcggcggcggcgatgactgctccGATG GTGATGTAGGAACTGACAGAGGAACCACGGTGGTCGAAAAAGACC GTGACGTAGGAACTGACAGAGGAACCACGGTGGTCGAAAGAGACC GTGATGTTGGAACCGATAGAGGAACCAGGGTGGTCGAAAGGAACa GTGATGCAGGAAATGACAGAGGAAGCAGGGTGATCGTAAAAGACA GTGATAGAGGAAGTGACAGAGGAGGAAGAGGGGGCCAAAGAGAAA TTGTTGATGGCCGCTACGAGAATGTACGCACTG ATTCTGGACGCTCGGAGAATGTACGCACTG ATTCTGGAAGCCACGAGAATGTACAAACTG ACTCTGGACGCTACAGGGAAGTAAGAACTG tTCCGGTTGAAAAATGCGACTAG